CGGCGAGCCGCGGCGGGACGTGCGGGCGCGGCCAGCACGTCCACGTCGAAGCCGGCACGGGCGAGCACCTCGATGGCCTCGACCTCTGCGGCGACCAGCCCGGACGCCGGGGACGTCTCGTCGAACAGGGCGGTGAGCGGGCAGCCGGAACAGCCGGCATCCCGCCTCGCGCACCCGTCGCAGTCGATGAGCATCACGCCTCCTGATCGGCTCGCGGTGCCCAGCCGGCGCACTGTCGTCGCCGACCGAACACCGTCGGTCACATCGACGCTAACCACCGGGTACGACAGAAACCCCGTCCGACCGGCCGTTTGGGGGCGAGATCGACTCCAGTTCAGCGATATCGGGGCATCCCCACCGGCCGGACACCCCGACATCATGGAACTCGTGTCGATCAACGCCGACGCGCGACGGTGTCAGGAGCGGGCGAGCCGCCGCAGCAGGGAGTCAGCACCCAGCGGATAGGCCCCGTGCCGGCGTACGCCGTCGGCGACCTCGCGGTCCGACGAGACCACGACCACCGGCCGCCCCGACGGCTCGGCGCGCACCAGCCGCCGGATCAGCTCGTCGGCGGTCTCGCCCTTGCGGGAGAAGAGCACCCGTACGCCGCGCGGCGCGGGTGGCAACCCGTGCATCCGCTCGGCGCCGTCGAAGACCACGGTGACCTCGTCGCCGGTCTGCGCGGCGATCCCGCCCAGCCCCGTGATCAGGCGTTTGCGCTGCTGCTCCAGGGACATCTCGCCGAAGCCGCGCTTGGTGACGTTGTAGCCGTCCACCACCAGATGCGCCCTGGGCAGGGCGAGCAGCTGGTCGAGCCGGGCCGGATCGTCGGTGTCCCGGGCACGCGCGGCCGGGCCGGCCGGGGCGGTGCCCGGCTGCTCGGCGAACGCCTCGGCCACGAAATCGGCGGGGAGCTTGTCGACCGGGTCGAGCGCCAGCTCCCGGCGGAGCCCGACGGCGGCCTGGCCGATGGTCTCCAACAGCAGCCAGAGCCGGGCGTCGTCGACGGAGCGCGCCTCCTTGGCGGTGGCGCGAGCCACCCCGGCCACCGACTCGGCCTCGGCCAGCCGGGCGCGGGCGCGGCGCAGTTCGGCGTCCACGTCGGCGCTGGCACGGGCGGCCCGGCCGCGCTCGGTAGCCAGCAGCTCGGTGGCCTTGCGCTCGCGGGCCTGAGTCTCCCGCAGGGTGCGAGTCACCTGGCGGGACTCCTCGCGGAGCTGGCCCAGCTCCTCACGGACGCGGGCCAGCTCGTCGCGGAGCTTCTCCGCCTCGACCCGGGCCACCGCCCGGTCGTGCTCGGCGCGGGTGGCCCGTTGCTCGGCCTCACGGACCAGCTCGGCGACGACGGCGCTGTCCGCCTCGGCGCGCACGGCGGCACCGCTCGCGTCGATCAGCTCCCGCCAGCCGCGCGGCCGGGCCAGGTAGGCCAGCGCGGCGACCTCCACCGGGTCGGCGGCGGCGGGCGCGGTGCCCTCGACGACGGCGGCCCCGAGGTCACCGGCGTCGGCCAGGACGCGGGCGGTGACCCGCTGCCGGAACAGCGGGTCGGCGGTGAGCTGGGCGGCGATGGCTGGCGCACCGAGCCGGGCCCGCCGGTTGGGAGCGAACTTGGCCACCCGGCGCAACGGCACCGGCACCTCGTCGGCGGGCAGGGTGGGCAGCACCGTGGCGGTCAGCGTCACGATCCGCTGCCGGACCGGCTCGGGCAGGGTCGGCTCCGGCTCGAAAGCCGGACCGTCGCCCACTGCGGTCGAGTCGGATGGGCTCGATGTCTCGCTGACTACGTTGTCGTCCGGGTTGCCCAGAGCACCGTCGAGCGCGACCGCATCCTCCTGCGGGAGGTGGTCGTCGTGCGGCTCGGTGAGGGGCATGTGGCAAGTCTCCCACCGCGACCGGGCCCACCGCCCGGTGAGTGAGCCGATCTCTCATCCTAGCCCCATGGTGACTGGTGAGACGGCTGCGACAGGAGTGTCGGACCGGGGCGCTAGCGTGCCGCCGATGGCACAGGCGGAGTACGTCCAGGAGTCCCTCGCTGGTCTCGACCCGGCGGTGGGTGGGGTGGACCCGGCGCTGCCGCTCTACGCGACCACCTTCGTGGTGGTCGACCTGGAGACCACCGGCGGCGCGCCGGACGGCGGCGGCATCACCGAGATCGGCGCGGTCAAGGTGCGCGGTGGCGAGCAGTTGGGCGTGCTGGCCACCCTGGTCAACCCGGGGCAGCCGATCCCGCCGTTTATCACCGTCCTGACCGGGATCACCCAGGCGATGCTCGTGCCGGCGCCGCCCATCGAGCAGGTGCTGCCGAGCTTCCTGGAGTTCATCGCCGACGCGGTGCTGGTGGCCCACAACGCCCCGTACGACGTGGGCTTCCTCAAGGCCGCCTGCGCGAAGCACGGCTACCGCTGGCCCAACCCGCGTGTGCTGGACACGGCGGCGCTCGCCCGTCGGGTGCTGACCCGCGACGAGGTGCCCAACCGCAAGCTCGGCACCCTGGCCGCCTACTTCCGCACCGCCACCCAGCCCACCCACCGTGCGTTGGACGACGCGAAGGCCACCGTCGACGTGCTGCACGGGCTGATCGGTCGGCTCGGCGGGCACCGGGTGGACACGGTCGGCGACGCCATCGAGTTCGCCCGGGCGGTCACCCCGACGCAACGCCGCAAACGGCACCTGGCCGAAGGGCTGCCCAAGGTCCCCGGGGTCTACATCTTCCGGGCCGCCGACGACCGGCCGCTCTACGTGGGCACCTCCGTCGACATCGCCACCCGGGTGCGCAGCTACTTCACCGCCGGGGAGAAGCGCGCCCGGATCTCCGAGATGCTGGCCGTGGCCGAACGGGTCGAGGCGGTGGAGTGCGCGCACTCGTTGGAGGCGGAGGTCCGCGAGCTGCGGATGATCGCCGCACACGCCCCGCCGTACAACCGGCGGTCGAAATACCCGGAGCGGATGGTCTGGATCAAGCTGACCGACGGTCCATATCCTCGGCTCTCGATCGTCCGCGACCTCTCCCCCACCGACACCGCGTACCTCGGGCCGTTCACCTCCCGCCGGGCCGCGGAGCTGGCCGCCGCCGGTTTCCACGACGCCGTACCGCTGCGCCAGTGCACGCACCGGCTCTCGCTGCGCACCGTCACGCCGGCCTGCGCGCTGGCCGAGCTGGGTCGCTGCCCGGCACCCTGCGAGCACAAGATCACCCCCCAGGAGTACGACGACAGCGCGGCCGCGCCCTTCCGCACCGCGACGGCCAGCGACCCGCAGCCGGTGGTGGACGCGCTGCTCGCCCGGATCGACGTGCTCTCCCGGGACCAGCGCTACGAGGACGCGGCGGTGGTCCGGTCCCGGTTGGCCGCGGTGCTGCGGGCCACCGTCCGGATGCAGCGGCTGGCCGCGCTGACCGGGATCGTCGAGCTGGCCGCGGCCCGGCCGGCCGCCCGAGGTGGCTGGGAGTTGGCGCTGGTGCGGCACGGCCGGCTGGCCGGCGCGGGGGTGTCCCCGCCGGGTGCCCACCCGCGGCCCACGCTGACCGCCATCCGGGCCACCGCCGAGACGGTGTCGGGCGGGCACGGCCCGGTGCCGGCGGCCACCGCCGAGGAGTCCGAGCGGATCCTGTCCTGGTTGGAACGACCGGAGACCCGACTGGTCGAGATGTCCTCCGGTTGGTCCTCCCCGGTGGGTGGCGCGGCGCGGTTCCGTGACCTGCTGGCGAAGGCCGAGAGCGGGGCGTCCCACCAACTCTCGACCGAACGCTCATGACCAACTGACCGATCGGACTACGTCGACTCGCTTAGGCTGTTAGAGAAGTGCAGTCCTGCCCGATTCGTGGGCCTGCTCCGTGCCGCCGGCCTTCGGCGACGCGGAGCCGGGGTGAGGAGGTGTCCCTCGTGGACGTCGACGCCGGACACGGCGCCGCCCTGGGGGGCGCCCTGCCGACGCAGCCGGGTGAGCTGCCGCTCGCCCGCCGGCTGCGGTCGTTGCTCAGCTGGCCGACCACCGACTCCGACCCCGTCACCCAGTTGGTTCGCACCCACCGGGGCATCCACGCCGGCACCGACCCCGCAGTGCTGCGACGTGCGTACACGATCGCGGAAAACATGCACCGCGGGCAGTTCCGCAAGAGCGGGGAACCGTACATCACCCACCCCCTCGCGGTGGCGCAGATCTGCGCCGAGCTGGGAATGGACACCACCACCCTGGTCGCGGCACTGCTGCACGACACCGTGGAGGACACCCGCTACACCCTCCAGGCGCTCTCCGAGGATTTCGGCGGCGAGGTGGCCCACCTGGTCGACGGGGTGACGAAGTTCGACAAGGCGTTCTACGGCAAGGCCGCCGAGGCGGAGACGATCCGCAAGATGATCGTCGCGGCCGCCAAGGACGTCCGGGTGCTGATCATCAAGTTGGCCGACCGGCTGCACAACATGCGCACCCTGGGGGTGCGCTCCGCGTCGTCGCGGGAACGGATCGCCCGCAAGACCCAGGAGGTGCTGGTCCCGCTCTGTGACCGGTTGGGCATCCAGACCCTCAAGCGCGAGCTGGACGACGTGGTGCTCATGCACCTGGAGCCCGACGAGCACGCCCGGCTGGCCCGGCACGTGCACGACCGGCCGGGATGGGACGCGTACCTCGACTCGGTGGTCACCCGGACCCGGGTGGCGCTGCGCCGCAGCCGGGTCGACGCGCAGGTCAGCCCCCGCCCCCGGCACCTCTACTCGATCTGGAAAGACACCATCGCCGGCGACCACGCCGCCCCGTACGATCTGCCCCGCATCGTGGTGGTCGTCGACGGCCCGGCCACCGACTGTTACGCGGCGCTGGGCGCGATCCACGGCACCTGGCGGCCGGTGCCCGGCCGCTTCAAGGACTTCATCGCCTCACCGAAGAACAACCTCTACCGCTCGCTGCACACCAGCGTCTGCGGCCCGCAGGACCGCACGGTGGAGGTGCTGATCCGCAACGAGGAGATGCACCGCTCGGCCGAGTACGGCATCGCCGCCGACTTCCGCTTTCCCCGCTCGGGGAGCAGCAGCGCAGCGGCGCGCGCCGAGCAGTTGGACTGGCTGCGCCGGGTGCTCGACTGGGAGCCGGCCGCCGCCGACCCGGCGCAGTTCCTCGAATCGCTGCGCTGCGACCTCGCCGAGGGCCAGATCCAGGTCTTCGCCGAGGGGCGCCAGGTCGTGCTGCCGGCCGGCGCCACGCCGGTCGACCTCGCCTACGAGCTGGGCAACGAACGGGGCGACCACTGCCTCGCCACGCGGATCAACGGTCGGCTGGCCCCGCTGAGCTCGGAGCTGGACGAGGGCGACGTGGTGGAGATCTTCACCGAGAACGACGGCGACAACGGCTTCGAGGCCGGTGTCGCGCCGCGTGGCCCCCGCCGGGAGTGGCTGAGCTTCGTCAAGTCGCCGCACGCGCAGATGCAGATCAACCGGTGGTTCGCCGAGCACACCGAGCCGGGCATCACGATCAGCGACAAGGTCCGCCTCGGTCGGGCCACCATCGGGCTCGCCCTGCGTCAACACAACCGGGGTCTCGCCAGCGACCTGCCGCTGCTGCGCCTCTCCGAGGAACTGGGCTACCCCGACCTGGAGACCCTGCTGGTCGCGGTCTTCGACCGGGTCATCGAACCGGACACCGTGGTACGCCAGCTCATCGACCTGGTCGACCACCGGCAGTGACCGGGCGGGCCCCAGCGCGTCCGAAGGACTTTCGTGACCACTAGCCTGGAGTCATGATCCCCCGCTCCCGCGCCACCGGTCGGGCCATCTTCTACCAGGCTTTCTACCGGATGCCTCTGCCGGTGCGTCGGCGCCTGGTCCGGATGGCCGTGCCCAAGTACATCGTCGGCGCGGTGACCCTGGTCCGCGACGCCGAGGCGACGGGCGCGGGTCGGTTGCTGATGCTGCGCCAGCCACCCGGCAAGGGCTGGTCACTCCCCGCCGGTCTGTTGGATCGCGGCGAGCCCCCGGTGGTGGGCGCGGCCCGCGAGCTGTTCGAGGAGTCCGGCGTCCGGCTCCCCCCGTCCCGGCTGCGTCCGGCGGTGCCGAACGCGATCGTGCACGCCAAGGGCTGGGTGGACATGGTCTTCGAGACGGAGGTGCCGGCGTCCAGCACCGAGCTGGCGGTCGACGGCGCGGAGGTCTTCGAGGCCGCGTGGCACCCCCTGGACGACCTGCCCAAGCTGACCTGGCCGACCGCCCGGCTGCTCGCCTACTACGACATCGGGCCGCTGGCCGGGCAGTTCCCTCCACCGGTCCCCGACAACCTGCCATGACCGGCGCGGCTGACGTGCCTGGGGAGCTGTGCGCGGTGGTGCTCGCCGCCGGCGAGGGCACCCGACTGCGCCCGCTCACCGAACGACTGCCCAAGGCCCTCTGCCCGGTGGGCAACGTGCCACTGCTGGACCGCGCGTTGACCCGGCTGGGCGGGCTCGGCCTGGCCGGCCCCGCCCGGGTCGCGGTCAACGCCTGCTACCTCGGCGAGCAGGTGGTCGCGCACGTCGGCGACCGCGCGCACCTGTCCGTCGAGCCGGGCGACCCGCTGGGCACCGCGGGCGGCGTGGCCAATCTGCGGGACTGGATCGACGGACGGCCGGTGCTGGTCGGCAACGCGGACGCGTACCTCGCCGACCCGGCGGCTCCGCCGGGGCCGGACGTGGCCGCCCTGCTCGACGGGTGGGACGGGCACACCGTACGCCTGCTCGGCCAGCCCGCCGCCGATCCGGCCGCACCGGGCACCTTCAGCGGGCACTACTTCACTGGCTTCTCGCTGCTGCCCTGGCGGCTGGTCCGCGACCTGCCGGCCGTCTTCTCCAACCTGGTCCGCGCCCTGTGGCGGCCGGCCGAGGCAGCCGGTGACCTGGAGGTGGTGCCCTACGCGGGCACCTTCTACGACACCGGCACCCCCGCCGACTATCTGGCTGCCAACCTGCACGCCGCAGCCGGCGGGGCCATCGTGGACCCGTCCGCCACGGTGACCGGTCGCTGCGTGGAGTCGGTGGTCGGCGCGGGTGCGCGGGTCAACGGTGACGTGTGGCGCACGGTGGTGTGGCCGGGCGCGACGGTGCGCGAGGGCGAGCGGCTGCGCGACGCGATCCGAGCCGGGGACGGCTGCACCGTACCCGCCGCCGCGCACGGCTGAGCCTCGACGGCTCCCGACTCCACGCCCGGGCGGAAACATCTAGCATGGGCGACGACGCCGACGAACGGAGAAATGCCCCGTGATCACCGCGATCGTGCTGATCGACTGCGCCACCGACGCGATCCCCGAGGTGGCGGAGACCCTGGCCAACCTTCCCGGCGTCAGCGAGGTCTACTCGGTGGCCGGGCACGTCGACCTCATCGCCATCGTCCGGGTCCGCGAGTTCGACCAGATCGCCCAGGTCATCGCGGGCAGCATCTCCAAGGTGCCGGGTGTGCTGAACACCGACTCGCACATCGCGTTCCGGGCGTACTCCCAGCACGACCTGGAGGAGGCGTTCGCGATCGGCCTGGCCAGCGCCGACTGACCCGCACGCACGGCGGCCGGTCCACCGCGCGGGTGGACCGGCCGTCTGCTGTCGTCGCTACGTCAGCTCTCGCTGGGAGCCGGCGTCTCGGTGGTGCCGCCGCCCGGAGCCGGCGACTCAGTGGTGCCGCCCGGAGCCGGCGACTCGGTGCCGGTGCCGCCCGGGGCCGGCGACTCAGTGCCGGTGCCGCCCGGGCTGGGCGTACCGCTGGCGCTGGTCTGCGGAACCGGGATGCCCAACTGGTTGGCGAGCTGCACCAACTCGTCGTAGTGCGCCTGCAGCGTCGGCAGAGCGGTCTGGGCCAACTGGACCACCGACTGCTCGGAGCCCTGCGAGATCTCCGTCTGGGTGGCCTGGATGGCCTGGACGTGGCCAGCCAACTCACTGGTCACCCAGAGCCGGTCGAATTCCGCGCCGCTGGCGTTGTTCAGCTTGTTGATGACCGCCTGCTGATCGGCACTGGGCTCGTTCGGCAGTTCCACCCCGAGCTGGGACGCGGTCTGCTGCACCGTCTGGTCCAGCTGGGTGTGGTCGGTCTTCAACATCGCGCCCAGGTCCTTGACCCCCTGGTCCTGACCCTTCTGCTGGGCCAGGTCACCAGCGGTGATCTCGAACAGGTTGACCTGGTGTACCGCCTGCAGGTACTGGGTGTCCTGCGTCGACGGCTGTGCCGCGGCCTGCGCGGCCGCAGCCGGCGCGACACCGACCAGTACCAGCGCGGCCAACAGGCCGAGGCGTTTGATACCCAACATGCTTCCCCCCCTTGAGACGTTGGACCGCACGGATACCCGGCTCACGGGGGTTATTCCTGCGATCGCCCGTCGCGCGGGGTCGACCGGTCCCGCCGTGACCGTCCGACTCCTGGTCGGATGGGCGGTGGGGACGGATACGACGTGGCGCCCGCCGGAATCCCGGCGGGCGCCACGTAACGGTGCGTTTGGGCGGTCAGCGGCGGCTCTCGCCGCTGCCGATCTCCTCGCGCTCGGGCCGGGCCTCGACGGGCGGGTGACCCGGCGAGACCGGCGCCTCGACCGGCTTCTCGATCGGGTAGAAGAAGCCCCGGATGGCCGGGCCGAGGGCCCCCAGCCGGTTCATCTTCTTCGGCACGACCCAGCCGACGTACTCCAGCTCGCCGTGACCGTCCGCGTGCCCGTTCGACGCGCTGAGCGGCTGGTGCACCTCGACGAACCGGCCGTCCGGCATGCGCCGGATGATGCCGGTCTCCACGCCGTGCGCGAGCACCTCCCGGTCGTGCTGCTGCAGACCCAGGCAGAGCCGGTACGTGACGTAGTACGCGATCGGTGGGAGCACCAGCAGACCGATCCGGCCAGCCCAGGTCATCGCGTTCAAGCTGATCTGGAACTTGTCGGCGATCACGTCATTGGCGCCGGTGAGCGTCAGCACGATGTAGAACGTGACGGCCATGGCGCCGACCGCGGTCCGGGCCGGGACGTCGCGGGGCCGCTGGAGCAGGTTGTGGCTCTTGCGGTCCTTGAGGTGCCGGGCTTCCAGGAACGGATACATCGTCGACAGGCCCACGAGGATGCCGGGCAGCACGACCGTCGGCCAGAACAGCGGCGGAATGACGTACCCGTCACCGAGCGGGATGTTGATCTCCCAGGCCGGCATGAGTCGGGTCGACCCGTCGAGGAACATGACGTACCAGTCGGGCTGGCTGGCGGCCGAGACCACCCACGCCTCGTACGGGCCGAACAGCCAGATCGGGTTGATCTGGAACAGACCGCCCATCAGCGCGATGACGCCGAAGACGACCATGAAGAAGCCGCCCTGCTTCAACGCGTACCGCGGGAACATCCGCTCGCCGACGACGTTGCCGTTGGTCCGGCCGGGGCCGGGCCACTGGGTGTGCTTCTGCTTGAAGACCAGCCCCAGGTGGACGCTGATCAGCGCAACCAGCAGACCCGGGATCAGCAGCACGTGGGCGATGAAGAACCGGCTGATGATGATCGTGCCCGGGAACTCGCCACCGAAGATGGACGAGGTGACCCAGGAACCGATCACCGGGATGGACAGCATGATCGCCGAGGCGATCCGCAGACCGGTGCCGGACAGGCCGTCGTCCGGCAGCGAGTAGCCGGTGAAGCCGGCCAGGAAGCCGACCCAGAACAGCAGCGAGCCGATGATCCAGTTGGTCTCGCGCGGCTTACGGAAGGCGCCGGTGAAGAAGACCCGCAGCATGTGCACGACGATCGCGGCCATGAACAGCAGCGCCGACCAGTGATGCATCTGTCGCATCACCAGACCGCCACGGACGTCGAACGACAGGTCCAGGCTGGAGGCGTACGCGGCGGACATCGGCGTGCCCTGCAACGGCGCGTAGCTGCCGTCGTAGACCACCTCGGTCATCGCCGGCTCGTAGAAGAGGGTCAGGAACACACCGGTCAGCAGCAGCACGACGAACGAGAACAGCGCGATCTCGCCAAGCAGGAAGGACCAGTGATCCGGGAAGACCTTGTTCAGCAGCTTGCGCAGCGGCGTGGCCACCTGGAAGCGGTCGTCCACTCCCACCGCGGCCTTGCCCGGCGTCGCCGCAAGGTCTAACTTTCGACGCTTCATGGCCGCTCCCAGAAATCAGGCCCAACGGTTTCGGTGTAGTCGGACTTCGCCACGAAGAAGCCCTCGGAGTCCACCTCGATCGGCAGCTGCGGCAACCGCCGGCTGGCGGGGCCGAAGATGGGCCGGGCGTTGTCGGTGATCAGGAACTGGGACTGGTGACACGGGCAGAGCAGCCGGTTGGTCTGCTGCTCGTAGAGGCTGGCCGGGCAACCGGCGTGCGTGCAGATCTTGGAGAACGCCGCGTAGTTGCCCCACATGAAGTCACCGTGGCCGACCCGCTCGTTGGCCCGACGCGACTCCTGCGCGTCGGAGTCCCGAAGGTGGATCAGCAGCGTCGGCGAATCGGCGTGCCTGTTGCTCACACCGTGCTCGATGCCGGGGAAGACGGTCAGCTGCCCACCGGCGCTGATGTCGGCCGGGCGGATCGGGCGACCGTCCTCGCGGACCAGGCGGATCCGCTCGCCGCCGTCGGCTGCGGCGAACCCGGTGGTGAACATCTGGTTGTTCTTGTGCGGCTGGGAGATCATGCCGCCGACCAGCGGCGCCGCCAGGACCGCGCCGACCGGCGCGAGACCGGCCAGCAGCGAGATACCCAGCAGCGGGCGACGCTTCACACCCAGCTCGTCAGCCATGTAGAGCATGGTCTGGCCGGTGATGGTGCGGCCTTCGGAGTCGACCTGGCCCTCGTGCCGGTCCTGGATCGAGACCTCCTTGGGCAGCAACTTCTTGCCCCAGGTCAGGATGCCGAAGCCGACGGCGAGCAGCGCCACGCCGAGGGTGAACCCGAGCAGCGGGGTGTAGAACTTGTCGCCGCCACGGCCCGGCTCGTACTGCCACGGCCACCAGATGTAGATGGCCAGGAAGGCCGTCGCGGCCAGACCGGTGATCAGGAAGAGCCCGGCGACCACCCGGGTCAGCCGACGCTCCGCCTTGGTGCCGGGTAGCACCTGCGGCTCGTAGTGGACGATCTCGATGTCGTCCCGACGCGCGCCCTCACGAACGATGTCGAACCGGGTCAGCTTGGGGTCGTTCACGTCGAGCGGCTCCGGACCCTGCGGGGTCTGGTGCTCGGTGTGGGTGCTCATGCCGTCACCTCGCTACGGGTGGCGCCGAGCGGCACCACAGCACTGAATCGGATGATCCGCTCGGTCACGACTTGCCCGCAATCCACAGGCTGGCGAAGACGAGCGCCACGATGCCAACCAGGAAGATCGCCAGGCCCTCGGTGGACGGGCCGTACCGCCCGAGGTTGAACCCACCCGGGTCCTGGTCGTGCTTCAGCGTCTCCTGGATGTAGGCGATGATGTCGGCCTTCTGCTCCGGCCGAAGCTGGTTGTCGCCGAACACCGGCATGTTCTGCGGGCCACTCAGCATCGCCGCGTAGATCTGACGGTCGGTCGCGGGGTGCAGGCTCGGGGCGAACTTGCCCGAGGAGAGCGCACCGCCGCCACCACCGAACGCGTGGCACTGCGAGCAGTTGATCCGGAACAGCTCACCGCCGGACGCGACGTTGCCGTCCTCGCCGAGATCGTCGCCGTCGGGCACGACCGGGCCGCCGCCAAGCTCCTGGATGTACTGGGCGAGCTGACGGGTCTGCTCGTCGGTGAAGACCGGGGGCTTGCGGTGTGCCTGGGCCTCCTGGCGGGCCAGCGGCATCCGCCCGGAGCTGACCTGGAACTCGACCGAGGCCGCGCCGACGCCGATCAGGCTCGGCCCGCGGCCCTCGACACCCTGGGCGTTGCGGCCGTGACAGGTCACGCAGCTCACGTCGAACAGCGCCTTGCCCTCGGCGGCGGCGCCGGTCAGCTGCGGGTTGTCCTGCGCCTGGGCACCCGGGGCGAAGACGGTGTAGGCGCCGCCGGCGAGCATCAGCGCGGCGATCAGCCGGACCGCGGCGCCCAGCCGGCGGCGGCCCCTGCTGCGCGCGGCGGGCCGCTCGCGCAACCGCGCGAGCAGACCGCGTCGGCGGTCGTTGTCAGAAGTCATGAGCGGTGTCCTTAACCGGTTGGACCTGTCTCAGGGGACGGAGCAGCAGCGCGGAATGTGACGCGCAAGATCACTGGAGCCAGTAGATCATGGCGTACAGCCCGATCCACACGACGTCGACGAAGTGCCAGTAGTACGACACGACGATCGCCGAGGTCGCCTGCGCCGGAGTGAACCGGCCCATGGTCGTGCGGACCATGAAGATGATGAAGGCGATCAGGCCGCCGGTCACGTGCAGGCCGTGGAAGCCGGTGGTCAGGTAGAACACCGACCCGTAACCGTCTCCGTTGATCTTGACGCCGTCGGCGACCAGGTGCCGGTACTCGTTCAGCTGGCCGAGCACGAAGATCAGGCCCATCACGAACGTGACGGTGAACCAGCGCCGCAGCGCGTGCACGTCGCCCTTCTCCGCCGCGAAGACGCCAAGCTGGCAGGTCACCGAGGACAGCACCAGGATCACCGTGAAGGTGGTCGCGTAGGGAATGTTCAGCGACTCGGTGTGCTTCTCCCACTGCTCCGGCGCAGCCGCGCGGATAGAGAAGTACATCGCGAACAACGCCGCGAAGAACATGAGTTCGCTGGAGAGCCACACGATCGTCCCGACGCTGACCATGTTCGGTCGGGTCAGAGAGTGGATCCGGCTCTTGTCAATGGCTGGGGCCGCAGTCACGCCGTCATTATTGCCCCTGACCGGGGCCGGCGATCAGCGGGGTGGCAAACCTGCGCCTTCCGTGGCCCGAGCGTCAGGGTCCGGTTCGCCTGGCCTAGCCTGAAAAGCGTGCTGCACGTCGATCCGATCTTCGCCGCCACCTCGGCCCCGCCGCCGTTCACCGTCGGCGCGGTGCTGACCGAGACCCGGCTGGACAGC
The window above is part of the Micromonospora sp. LH3U1 genome. Proteins encoded here:
- the qcrA gene encoding cytochrome bc1 complex Rieske iron-sulfur subunit; this encodes MSTHTEHQTPQGPEPLDVNDPKLTRFDIVREGARRDDIEIVHYEPQVLPGTKAERRLTRVVAGLFLITGLAATAFLAIYIWWPWQYEPGRGGDKFYTPLLGFTLGVALLAVGFGILTWGKKLLPKEVSIQDRHEGQVDSEGRTITGQTMLYMADELGVKRRPLLGISLLAGLAPVGAVLAAPLVGGMISQPHKNNQMFTTGFAAADGGERIRLVREDGRPIRPADISAGGQLTVFPGIEHGVSNRHADSPTLLIHLRDSDAQESRRANERVGHGDFMWGNYAAFSKICTHAGCPASLYEQQTNRLLCPCHQSQFLITDNARPIFGPASRRLPQLPIEVDSEGFFVAKSDYTETVGPDFWERP
- the qcrC gene encoding cytochrome bc1 complex diheme cytochrome c subunit: MTSDNDRRRGLLARLRERPAARSRGRRRLGAAVRLIAALMLAGGAYTVFAPGAQAQDNPQLTGAAAEGKALFDVSCVTCHGRNAQGVEGRGPSLIGVGAASVEFQVSSGRMPLARQEAQAHRKPPVFTDEQTRQLAQYIQELGGGPVVPDGDDLGEDGNVASGGELFRINCSQCHAFGGGGGALSSGKFAPSLHPATDRQIYAAMLSGPQNMPVFGDNQLRPEQKADIIAYIQETLKHDQDPGGFNLGRYGPSTEGLAIFLVGIVALVFASLWIAGKS
- the ctaE gene encoding aa3-type cytochrome oxidase subunit III — its product is MTAAPAIDKSRIHSLTRPNMVSVGTIVWLSSELMFFAALFAMYFSIRAAAPEQWEKHTESLNIPYATTFTVILVLSSVTCQLGVFAAEKGDVHALRRWFTVTFVMGLIFVLGQLNEYRHLVADGVKINGDGYGSVFYLTTGFHGLHVTGGLIAFIIFMVRTTMGRFTPAQATSAIVVSYYWHFVDVVWIGLYAMIYWLQ
- the qcrB gene encoding cytochrome bc1 complex cytochrome b subunit, which translates into the protein MKRRKLDLAATPGKAAVGVDDRFQVATPLRKLLNKVFPDHWSFLLGEIALFSFVVLLLTGVFLTLFYEPAMTEVVYDGSYAPLQGTPMSAAYASSLDLSFDVRGGLVMRQMHHWSALLFMAAIVVHMLRVFFTGAFRKPRETNWIIGSLLFWVGFLAGFTGYSLPDDGLSGTGLRIASAIMLSIPVIGSWVTSSIFGGEFPGTIIISRFFIAHVLLIPGLLVALISVHLGLVFKQKHTQWPGPGRTNGNVVGERMFPRYALKQGGFFMVVFGVIALMGGLFQINPIWLFGPYEAWVVSAASQPDWYVMFLDGSTRLMPAWEINIPLGDGYVIPPLFWPTVVLPGILVGLSTMYPFLEARHLKDRKSHNLLQRPRDVPARTAVGAMAVTFYIVLTLTGANDVIADKFQISLNAMTWAGRIGLLVLPPIAYYVTYRLCLGLQQHDREVLAHGVETGIIRRMPDGRFVEVHQPLSASNGHADGHGELEYVGWVVPKKMNRLGALGPAIRGFFYPIEKPVEAPVSPGHPPVEARPEREEIGSGESRR